One stretch of Candidatus Omnitrophota bacterium DNA includes these proteins:
- the rplN gene encoding 50S ribosomal protein L14, whose protein sequence is MIQLRSILDVADNTGAKKAALICVLGKKNCPTAEIGDVVNVHIKESAPNAAIKKGEKAKGVIVRTRNPIRRSDGSVLRFDRNAIVFIDTAQNPRGTRVFGPVARELREKNFSKIISLAPEVI, encoded by the coding sequence ATGATTCAGTTACGTTCAATTTTAGATGTAGCAGATAACACAGGAGCAAAGAAAGCCGCTCTTATTTGCGTTCTCGGCAAAAAGAATTGCCCAACAGCAGAAATTGGTGATGTGGTTAATGTGCACATCAAAGAATCTGCTCCAAATGCCGCTATTAAAAAAGGCGAGAAAGCAAAAGGGGTTATCGTAAGGACAAGAAATCCAATCAGGCGTTCAGATGGATCAGTGCTTAGATTTGACAGGAATGCAATTGTTTTTATTGATACTGCGCAGAATCCAAGAGGGACTCGTGTTTTTGGGCCGGTTGCCCGTGAATTAAGAGAAAAGAATTTCAGTAAAATTATATCTTTAGCGCCAGAGGTTATTTAA
- the rpsQ gene encoding 30S ribosomal protein S17: protein MARKTYIGTVTSNKMQKTIIVKIMHMSKHAKYGRIMKRYTKFKAHDEKGVAKIGDKVKIEETRPLSKEKCFRLIAVIEKVKTPQIEIKEEIK, encoded by the coding sequence ATGGCCAGAAAAACATACATAGGAACAGTAACAAGCAACAAGATGCAGAAAACCATTATTGTCAAGATAATGCATATGAGCAAACACGCCAAATACGGCAGAATCATGAAAAGATATACAAAATTTAAGGCTCATGATGAAAAAGGTGTTGCTAAAATTGGCGATAAGGTAAAGATTGAAGAAACAAGGCCTTTGTCTAAAGAAAAGTGCTTTAGGCTTATAGCAGTTATTGAAAAAGTAAAAACACCTCAAATAGAAATTAAAGAGGAGATAAAATGA
- the rpmC gene encoding 50S ribosomal protein L29 encodes MKPKDFQNLSKEELLLKEKSLKEDLFKLNDARFGGRVEKPHMFSVIKKDIARIKTILNSKKE; translated from the coding sequence ATGAAACCAAAAGACTTTCAAAATTTATCAAAAGAAGAATTACTGCTAAAAGAAAAAAGCTTAAAGGAAGATTTGTTTAAACTTAACGACGCGCGTTTCGGTGGAAGAGTTGAAAAGCCCCATATGTTTTCCGTTATAAAAAAGGATATTGCCCGGATTAAAACAATTTTAAACTCAAAGAAAGAATAA
- the rplP gene encoding 50S ribosomal protein L16 — protein sequence MVLMPKRVKYRKLQKGNRRGVATTGAQLAFGEYGLKTLENGWIKNTQIEAVRVILARQLHKGGKLWIRVFPDKSITKKPAEVRMGKGKGDLDHWVAVIKRGRILFELGGIPEEYAKQCFRLAAYKLPCRTKFVTRIHR from the coding sequence ATGGTATTAATGCCAAAGAGGGTTAAATATCGCAAGCTGCAAAAAGGGAATCGCCGTGGTGTTGCAACTACCGGAGCCCAGCTTGCTTTTGGTGAATATGGCCTAAAAACATTGGAAAATGGCTGGATAAAGAATACTCAAATTGAAGCCGTGCGTGTTATCTTGGCTCGGCAGCTGCATAAAGGTGGCAAACTTTGGATCAGGGTTTTCCCAGATAAATCAATTACAAAGAAACCGGCTGAAGTTAGAATGGGTAAAGGCAAGGGAGATCTTGACCATTGGGTTGCAGTTATTAAGAGAGGAAGAATATTGTTTGAGTTAGGGGGCATCCCCGAGGAATACGCTAAACAGTGTTTCCGCTTAGCTGCATATAAGCTGCCTTGCAGGACAAAATTTGTTACAAGGATTCACAGGTAA
- the rpsC gene encoding 30S ribosomal protein S3 yields the protein MGQKVHPFVLRVGFIRTWHSRWFASFKDFPKFVHQDYEIRKYIKKKFKQAAIANIIIERLAQKVKIKLVTARPGLVIGRHGADIERLRSDLNGMVKTEVAIDIEEVKNPAWNAQLVAENIAFQQEKRVAFRRAVKRSMEQSMNAGVKGIRVSCAGRLNGAEMSRTETYKQGKVPLQTLRADIDYGFCEALTTYGLIGVKVWIYKGDILTKRGSETVQQAPAEEETPKA from the coding sequence ATGGGTCAAAAGGTACATCCATTTGTATTAAGAGTCGGTTTCATCAGGACGTGGCATAGCCGTTGGTTTGCTAGCTTTAAGGATTTCCCGAAATTTGTGCACCAGGATTATGAAATAAGGAAATACATTAAGAAGAAATTCAAACAGGCTGCTATTGCTAATATTATCATTGAAAGGCTTGCTCAAAAAGTCAAGATTAAGCTGGTTACTGCACGTCCTGGCCTTGTAATAGGGCGCCATGGCGCAGATATTGAACGATTGAGAAGCGATCTTAATGGAATGGTAAAAACAGAGGTTGCAATTGACATAGAAGAAGTAAAAAATCCGGCTTGGAACGCGCAATTAGTCGCAGAAAACATCGCATTTCAACAGGAAAAGAGAGTAGCGTTTAGAAGGGCTGTAAAAAGATCTATGGAGCAATCCATGAATGCGGGAGTAAAAGGAATCAGGGTAAGCTGCGCAGGGAGGCTTAACGGGGCAGAAATGTCTCGTACAGAAACCTATAAACAAGGAAAGGTTCCATTACAGACATTGCGTGCTGATATTGACTATGGATTTTGCGAAGCCTTGACAACTTACGGGCTTATCGGGGTAAAAGTATGGATTTATAAAGGCGATATACTAACAAAAAGAGGAAGTGAAACAGTACAGCAAGCGCCTGCTGAAGAAGAAACACCCAAAGCATAA
- the rplV gene encoding 50S ribosomal protein L22, whose product MIAKAEGKFLRLAPKKVCQVMDLIRRRDAVEAENILLNLNKRPKEYLIKILRSAIANAKVKGFTADQLYVSKITCNPGPMWKRFKAAAFGRAAPILKRTSHIRIELDLKSGE is encoded by the coding sequence ATGATTGCTAAAGCTGAAGGAAAATTCTTAAGACTCGCACCAAAAAAAGTTTGCCAGGTAATGGATTTAATCCGTAGAAGAGATGCTGTAGAAGCTGAGAATATACTTTTAAATCTTAATAAACGGCCGAAAGAATACTTGATTAAAATATTAAGGTCTGCTATCGCGAATGCTAAAGTAAAAGGTTTTACCGCAGACCAATTATACGTTTCTAAAATAACTTGTAATCCCGGTCCAATGTGGAAAAGATTTAAGGCAGCTGCCTTTGGTAGAGCGGCCCCAATTTTAAAAAGAACTTCACATATAAGAATTGAGTTAGATCTAAAGTCAGGAGAATAA
- the rpsS gene encoding 30S ribosomal protein S19: MPRSLKKGPFVEEKLIKKVEAARRMGGRQAIKTWSRRSTIIPDFVGTTFAVYDGRKHIPVFITENMVGHKLGEFAPSRIFKKHGGVKAKKAAEKT, from the coding sequence ATGCCACGTTCATTAAAAAAAGGCCCGTTTGTAGAAGAGAAATTAATAAAGAAAGTGGAAGCTGCACGACGTATGGGAGGCCGCCAGGCAATTAAAACATGGTCCAGGCGCTCAACCATAATCCCTGATTTTGTAGGTACAACTTTTGCTGTATACGACGGCAGAAAGCATATTCCGGTTTTTATCACCGAAAATATGGTAGGGCATAAATTAGGAGAGTTTGCACCTTCTAGAATATTTAAGAAACATGGCGGCGTAAAAGCCAAGAAAGCTGCGGAGAAGACTTAA
- the rplB gene encoding 50S ribosomal protein L2, whose amino-acid sequence MGIIKFKPTTPSRRHMSGYDFSEITKTKPEKSLIVPLKKTGGRNSYGRLTVRHQGGGHKRMLRLIDFKRDLLDMPAKVIAIEYDPNRSARIALLEYNNKIKKYILAPAELKVGDEIVSSDKKDIDIKAGNALLLRHIPSGTLVHNIELFKGKGGQIVRSAGSSAQIMAKEENFAHIRLPSGEVRIVSLDCRATIGQLGNIEHEAIIKGKAGRSRWLGIRPTVRGLAMNPVDHPHGGGEGKSGQGNPHPVTPWGVPTKGYKTRRKAIYSDKFILKRRK is encoded by the coding sequence ATGGGAATAATTAAATTCAAACCAACAACACCATCAAGAAGGCATATGAGCGGTTATGATTTCTCTGAAATCACTAAAACTAAGCCTGAGAAATCATTGATTGTGCCTCTTAAAAAAACAGGCGGAAGAAATTCATATGGCCGGCTTACAGTAAGACATCAGGGTGGCGGGCATAAAAGGATGTTACGCTTGATTGATTTTAAGAGAGATTTATTAGATATGCCAGCAAAAGTAATTGCAATTGAATATGATCCTAACCGTTCCGCAAGAATTGCTTTGCTTGAGTATAACAATAAAATAAAAAAATATATTTTAGCTCCGGCAGAATTAAAAGTTGGAGATGAAATTGTATCTTCTGATAAGAAGGATATTGATATAAAAGCCGGAAATGCTCTTCTTTTAAGGCATATTCCATCGGGAACTCTTGTGCATAATATAGAGTTATTTAAAGGAAAGGGCGGCCAAATAGTAAGAAGCGCGGGGTCAAGTGCTCAAATCATGGCTAAAGAAGAAAATTTCGCCCACATTCGCTTGCCTTCTGGTGAAGTTAGAATCGTAAGTTTGGATTGCCGTGCAACTATAGGTCAACTTGGAAACATTGAGCACGAAGCTATTATTAAAGGAAAAGCAGGTAGATCCAGATGGTTAGGTATAAGGCCTACAGTTAGAGGCCTTGCGATGAACCCGGTAGATCACCCTCATGGCGGTGGCGAAGGAAAATCTGGACAAGGAAATCCGCATCCAGTTACTCCTTGGGGAGTACCAACTAAAGGCTATAAAACAAGAAGAAAAGCAATATATTCAGATAAATTTATACTTAAGCGAAGGAAATAA
- the rplW gene encoding 50S ribosomal protein L23, whose protein sequence is MIAQDIIKSLMRTEKSTAFEPSGRYLFLVNNAANKIQIKQAVEQIYKVKVEHVNVLISSGKLKRVRHQLGKTPDLKKAIVTLKTGQKIDTAV, encoded by the coding sequence ATGATTGCGCAAGACATTATAAAATCATTAATGAGAACGGAAAAATCAACGGCTTTTGAGCCATCTGGCAGGTATCTGTTTTTAGTAAACAATGCCGCGAATAAAATCCAGATTAAACAAGCAGTTGAGCAGATTTATAAAGTAAAAGTTGAGCATGTAAATGTTTTAATTTCAAGCGGAAAACTAAAGAGGGTAAGGCACCAATTAGGAAAGACACCCGATTTAAAAAAAGCTATAGTAACGTTAAAAACCGGCCAGAAGATTGACACTGCCGTATAG
- the rplD gene encoding 50S ribosomal protein L4 — protein MTSLPIYNNEGKEIDKVELNSKLFDGIVNKEAIYQAVNAHLANKRRGLASTKTRGEVSGGGRKPWKQKGTGRARVGSTRSPLWRHGGVVFGPHPKDFSYNLPEKIKNVALKSSLNAKLIDNNIIILDELKINKAKTKDAVKVLSNLKILPRKEKKSFTALVLLDKIDDSTLLSLRNIGFIDFNLAKNTHTYEVMSHTKLIVTKDALKEITNRLNREGKSEKVVKTAKASNKDKK, from the coding sequence ATGACAAGTTTACCTATATATAACAATGAAGGAAAAGAAATAGACAAAGTAGAGTTAAATAGCAAATTATTTGACGGCATAGTAAATAAAGAAGCTATTTATCAGGCAGTTAATGCGCACCTTGCTAATAAAAGAAGGGGCCTTGCTTCAACAAAAACCAGAGGCGAGGTTTCCGGAGGCGGACGCAAACCTTGGAAACAAAAGGGCACTGGCCGGGCAAGAGTAGGTTCAACACGTTCTCCTCTGTGGAGGCACGGTGGCGTTGTGTTTGGGCCTCATCCGAAAGATTTTTCTTATAACCTTCCGGAAAAAATTAAAAACGTCGCATTAAAATCTTCTCTTAATGCTAAGCTCATTGATAATAACATAATTATTCTTGATGAATTGAAAATTAATAAAGCAAAAACAAAAGACGCAGTTAAAGTCCTTAGCAATTTAAAGATTCTCCCCAGGAAAGAAAAAAAGTCTTTTACAGCGTTAGTTTTGCTTGATAAAATAGACGATTCAACATTGCTTTCATTAAGAAATATCGGGTTTATTGATTTTAATTTAGCAAAGAATACCCATACTTACGAAGTAATGTCACATACAAAATTGATTGTCACAAAAGATGCTCTTAAGGAAATAACCAACCGGTTAAACCGAGAGGGCAAATCAGAAAAGGTAGTTAAAACAGCCAAGGCATCTAATAAGGATAAAAAATGA
- the rplC gene encoding 50S ribosomal protein L3: protein MIGIIGKKIGMTQMFTDKGEQVAVTAIEAGPCPILAVKEKNVQIGFELAKEKSLKKPVLGLFKKVNVAPRKIIREVTKESGKEYKVGEEIKVDLFKAGDFVDVTGTSLGKGFQGGMKRWNWKGGPQTHGSTSHRRVGSIGSTTTPGRVWKGHHMPGHMGNIRVTLQNLKVMKTDIENNILLVKGAIPGHKNCLVIIKKAKKKGAPKQVKGK from the coding sequence ATGATAGGTATAATCGGAAAAAAAATTGGAATGACGCAAATGTTCACTGATAAAGGTGAGCAGGTAGCTGTTACGGCTATTGAAGCAGGGCCATGCCCTATCTTAGCTGTAAAAGAAAAGAACGTCCAGATCGGTTTTGAGTTAGCAAAAGAAAAAAGCTTGAAAAAACCAGTCTTAGGATTATTTAAAAAAGTTAACGTAGCTCCTCGTAAAATTATCAGAGAAGTAACGAAAGAATCCGGAAAAGAATATAAAGTTGGTGAAGAAATCAAGGTGGATTTATTTAAAGCCGGAGATTTTGTTGATGTTACTGGAACTTCGCTCGGAAAGGGTTTCCAAGGCGGCATGAAACGCTGGAATTGGAAGGGTGGGCCACAGACACACGGTTCTACTTCACACCGCAGGGTTGGTTCAATTGGTTCAACAACTACACCTGGCCGCGTATGGAAGGGCCATCATATGCCAGGACACATGGGCAATATCAGAGTAACTTTACAAAATTTAAAGGTAATGAAAACTGATATTGAAAATAACATACTGTTGGTAAAAGGGGCTATCCCAGGGCACAAGAATTGTTTAGTTATTATTAAAAAAGCAAAAAAGAAAGGCGCACCCAAGCAGGTTAAGGGCAAGTAA
- the rpsJ gene encoding 30S ribosomal protein S10, with translation MQKIRIKLKAYDHRLLDQAVEEIVETVRRTGASIHGPVPLPTKREIYTVLRSPVIDKKSREQFELSIHKRLIDIFEPTSKTIDSLRKLNLPAGVDVEIK, from the coding sequence ATGCAAAAGATAAGAATTAAACTAAAAGCGTATGATCACCGTCTCTTGGATCAGGCGGTAGAGGAAATAGTAGAAACCGTAAGGCGCACCGGCGCAAGTATTCACGGGCCGGTGCCTTTACCAACAAAAAGAGAAATCTACACGGTCTTGCGTTCCCCGGTTATTGATAAGAAGTCACGTGAACAGTTTGAGCTCTCCATCCACAAACGCCTTATCGATATTTTCGAACCGACATCCAAGACAATTGATTCGCTAAGAAAACTGAATTTGCCTGCTGGTGTAGATGTTGAAATAAAATAA
- the tuf gene encoding elongation factor Tu produces MAKEKFVRSKPHVNIGTIGHIDHGKTTLTAAITHVLAKLGKATERNYADIAKGGTVRDETKVVTISVAHVEYETDARHYAHIDCPGHADYIKNMITGAAQMDGAILVVSAADGPMPQTREHILLARQVNVPSMVVFLNKCDLVTDKELLDLVEMEVRDLLTKYGYPGDKTPIVRGSASKALGASDANGEDAKCILELMKACDDFIPLPTRELDKPLLMAVEDVFSIEGRGTVGTGRIERGKVKLSEEVEIVGLRPEVKKTVVTGIEMFRKLLDEGHAGDNVGLLLRGIDKKDIERGMVIAAPKSITPHTKFKAQVYVLTKEEGGRHTPFFKGYRPQFYFRTTDVTGAVTLPTGVEMVMPGDNVACEVELITPIAMEKESRFAIREGGHTVGAGVVTEVIA; encoded by the coding sequence ATGGCTAAAGAAAAGTTTGTTAGAAGTAAACCACACGTAAATATCGGGACCATTGGTCACATCGATCATGGTAAGACAACTTTAACTGCAGCTATTACACACGTTTTGGCTAAGTTAGGAAAAGCCACTGAAAGAAATTATGCTGATATCGCAAAGGGTGGTACAGTTAGAGACGAAACAAAAGTTGTTACAATTTCCGTTGCTCACGTTGAATACGAAACGGATGCTCGTCATTATGCTCATATTGATTGCCCTGGACACGCAGACTATATTAAAAACATGATTACCGGTGCAGCTCAGATGGACGGCGCTATCTTAGTAGTTTCTGCTGCTGATGGCCCTATGCCTCAAACAAGAGAACATATTCTCTTAGCAAGACAGGTAAACGTTCCTTCAATGGTAGTCTTTTTAAACAAATGCGATTTAGTTACCGATAAGGAACTTTTAGATTTAGTTGAAATGGAAGTAAGGGATTTACTCACCAAATATGGTTATCCTGGAGATAAAACTCCAATCGTAAGAGGAAGCGCTTCAAAAGCTTTAGGCGCCTCGGATGCAAACGGCGAAGATGCAAAATGTATCTTAGAGTTAATGAAAGCTTGCGACGACTTCATTCCACTTCCAACCAGAGAACTTGATAAGCCTTTACTTATGGCTGTTGAAGACGTCTTTAGCATTGAAGGTAGAGGGACAGTTGGAACTGGTAGAATCGAACGTGGTAAAGTAAAACTTAGTGAAGAAGTTGAAATAGTAGGGTTAAGGCCAGAAGTAAAGAAAACAGTAGTAACTGGTATCGAAATGTTTAGAAAGCTTCTTGATGAAGGCCATGCAGGAGATAACGTTGGTCTTCTTTTAAGAGGTATTGATAAGAAAGATATTGAGCGTGGTATGGTTATTGCTGCTCCAAAATCAATTACACCACATACTAAATTCAAAGCTCAAGTTTACGTTTTAACAAAAGAAGAAGGTGGAAGGCATACACCATTCTTTAAAGGTTACAGGCCTCAGTTCTATTTCCGTACTACAGATGTTACCGGAGCGGTAACACTTCCTACTGGAGTAGAAATGGTTATGCCCGGTGATAATGTTGCTTGTGAAGTTGAATTGATAACACCAATTGCTATGGAAAAAGAATCTCGTTTTGCAATCCGTGAAGGTGGACATACGGTAGGAGCAGGTGTTGTTACCGAGGTAATTGCTTAA